A region of the Candidatus Kryptobacter tengchongensis genome:
GTTCAACAATAACCCTTTCAGCGGTTTTCTTTCCAACGCCAGGAATTGAAACAAGCGTTGATACATCCCCACGAACTATTGATTCTTTTAATTCATCTACACTCATCCCAGACATTATCGCCTGCGCCATCCTTGGACCTATGCCCGATACAGAGATTAACAATTTGAAGAACTCTCGCTCTTCAATGCTTGAAAAACCATATAAAGACATCTCTTCTTCCCGGATGACAAGATATGTGTAAAGCTTAGCATTTGAGCCAACATCTCCAATTTTATCATAAACAGTAACTGGGATATGGATAAGATAATTTACTCCTCCAACATCAATCACAACTTCTGTTGGGGCTTTGCTCACAACTTTTCCCTCAAGTGCGAATATCATTTTTTTCTTTGTTTTATTTTATTCATTGAATCAGCGGATAGAAATTCCGGGTGTGCTTTTAAAAATGCTTTCCAATCTCTATATCTTGCCCGCTCTGGGACGAGAGTTCTATTAATGTGACATATCGCAATGGCGAGGGCATCGGAAACATCGTAAAATTCGGGAAAGCTTTTTAAACCAAGTATCGCTTTGACCATGAATTGCACTTGCTCTTTTGTGGCATTTCCCCTTCCTACAACGGATTTTTTGACCTCACGTGGCGTATATTCAAAAACCGATATACCTGAATTCACAGCGGAAAGTATCACAACACCACGAACATGACCAATTTTAAAAGCCGATTGAAAATTTTTACCATAAAAGGCTGTTTCAATTGCAAGATCGGTTGGATGGTGTAAACTTATTATCTCGGTTATTTTATCATATATCTTCTTTAACCTTGCCGGGAAAATATCATCCTCACTAACCTTTATTACGCCATAATCAATTGCAACCAAACTTGTCCTGTCAACTTTTCCACTTCTCTCTTCAACTTTAACAACACCGTAACCAGTGATATTACTTCCCGGGTCAACCCCAAGAACTATCATCTAAATTCACCTATAAAAATTTTTAAGCTCCCATTTGCTTACTGTATTCAGCAAGTACTGAATCATCAATTTCAAAGTTAGAATAAACATTTTGAACATCATCATGATCTTCAAGTGCTTCAAGAAGTTTCAAGAGAAGTTGAGCATCTTTCCCTTCAACTTTAACTGTTGTTTTCGGTAACATTCTAACCTTTGCATCGTCAATTTTAACGTTATTCTTTTCAAGTGCTTCACGGACATTTTCAAGATTCTCCGGTGCAGTGATCACTTCAAAGAAAGTATCATAAGATTTCAAATCATCAGCTCCCGCTTCAAGTATAAGTGCAAGAATTGTATCTTCATCATATTCTTTTGGAATTTGGATAACGCCTTTCCTTTCAAATATCCAAGCAACTGAACCAGC
Encoded here:
- a CDS encoding Holliday junction DNA helicase subunit RuvA; the encoded protein is MIFALEGKVVSKAPTEVVIDVGGVNYLIHIPVTVYDKIGDVGSNAKLYTYLVIREEEMSLYGFSSIEEREFFKLLISVSGIGPRMAQAIMSGMSVDELKESIVRGDVSTLVSIPGVGKKTAERVIVELRDKIAKIEFAGKQPEFISSDQVEVRNEALLALISLGFTRQVAEKAIRLAIKENERKDFTVEELVKLALRHVTSR
- a CDS encoding Holliday junction endonuclease RuvC, which translates into the protein MIVLGVDPGSNITGYGVVKVEERSGKVDRTSLVAIDYGVIKVSEDDIFPARLKKIYDKITEIISLHHPTDLAIETAFYGKNFQSAFKIGHVRGVVILSAVNSGISVFEYTPREVKKSVVGRGNATKEQVQFMVKAILGLKSFPEFYDVSDALAIAICHINRTLVPERARYRDWKAFLKAHPEFLSADSMNKIKQRKK
- a CDS encoding DNA-binding regulatory protein, YebC/PmpR family, which translates into the protein MSGHSKWHQIRHKKAVIDAKKGKLFTKLIKEITVAAKQGGGNPETNPRLRLAIQNAKAANMPWENIERAIKRGTGELPGVAYEEVVYEGYGPGGVALYIESTTDNKNRTVAEIRNILSRHNGSLGEAGSVAWIFERKGVIQIPKEYDEDTILALILEAGADDLKSYDTFFEVITAPENLENVREALEKNNVKIDDAKVRMLPKTTVKVEGKDAQLLLKLLEALEDHDDVQNVYSNFEIDDSVLAEYSKQMGA